The following proteins are encoded in a genomic region of Populus nigra chromosome 16, ddPopNigr1.1, whole genome shotgun sequence:
- the LOC133675357 gene encoding LOW QUALITY PROTEIN: peroxidase 60-like (The sequence of the model RefSeq protein was modified relative to this genomic sequence to represent the inferred CDS: deleted 1 base in 1 codon): MKAEAAFLTLALGFISVNFAGFCFGALQVGFYRGKCGFADVEAIAAGVITAQFFRDPSTVAALLRLQFHDCFVNGCDASILVDGSNSEKTAIGAHSVGIAHCSFIKDRLFNFENTGRPDPSMDPFLENILRSRCPPFATVDNTVNLDQNSFSPFTISNTYYQTVMLHRGILQIDQDLGTDPSTMPVVKNLANAFDFPARFGAAMVKLGAIGVLTGTQGEIRRSCRATNRE; this comes from the exons ATGAAGGCTGAGGCAGCATTTCTGACATTAGCCCTTGGGTTCATTTCAGTGAACTTTGCTGGCTTCTGCTTTGGTGCACTGCAAGTGGGATTTTACAGAGGAAAATGTGGTTTTGCAGATGTTGAGGCTATAGCGGCTGGAGTTATTACTGCTCAGTTCTTCAGGGATCCTTCAACTGTGGCTGCCCTCTTACGCTTGCAGTTCCATGACTGCTTTGTCAAT gGGTGCGATGCGTCA ATACTAGTAGATGGAAGCAACAGTGAGAAAACAGCAATA GGTGCTCATTCTGTTGGGATTGCACATTGCTCATTCATCAAAGACCGTCTTTTCAACTTCGAAAACACTGGCAGACCCGATCCATCCATGGATCCTTTCCTAGAAAACATTCTGAGATCAAGGTGCCCTCCATTTGCCACAGTAGACAACACAGTGAACCTTGATCAAAACTCATTTAGCCCATTTACAATAAGCAATACATACTATCAGACTGTGATGCTGCATAGAGGCATTCTCCAAATCGACCAAGATTTAGGAACTGACCCCTCGACAATGCCTGTAGTGAAAAACCTGGCTAATGCGTTTGATTTCCCTGCCAGGTTTGGTGCTGCCATGGTTAAGTTGGGAGCTATAGGGGTTCTGACTGGCACACAAGGAGAAATTAGGAGATCTTGTAGGGCCACTAACAGGGAGTAG
- the LOC133675188 gene encoding cell division cycle 20.5, cofactor of APC complex-like — MDQSKKRVVQLQPDWYSPRRLHDSPTQYEFLGDRFIPNRSLMNLDQAHCLLTNKIKEVHNPNFGKGYREMLRESLTLDSEGRPFRMLVFRGSPKSRRKWNYVIDEMRRDIDAEVLSNGIKQHESRRLPTKEVKVLDAPKIKDDYYVNLMDWGKNNVLAVALGSALYLWNAENQEVKKLLEVQGDNDYPTSVAWSEKATSLAIGCMKSKLQIWDPETSKCIRSLGGHQSRIAAIAWNGHTLTTGSRDRSIINHDVRVRNSPTSRIQAHTEEVCGLKWSSEGNVLASGGNESFIYIWEASKMSSSNFLHRFNAHNQAAVKALAWCPYQFNVLASGGGTGDGCIKIWNITGGTCTHSIETKAQICGLEWNRHHKEILSGHGYGNSGVQNHLCLWKYPSMTKVGEINRHGRRVINLSQSPDGLTVVSAGGDETLRFWEIFGPPRVENSASDFENLLSFKTSLIR; from the exons atGGATCAAAGCAAGAAGAGAGTAGTTCAACTTCAACCAGATTGGTACTCTCCAAGAAGATTACATGACAGCCCCACTCAATACGAATTTCTA GGCGATAGGTTTATACCAAACAGGAGTTTGATGAATCTTGATCAAGCCCACTGCTTGTtgacaaacaaaatcaaagaagtACACAATCCCAATTTTGGT AAAGGATACAGAGAAATGTTGAGGGAAAGTCTAACTTTGGACTCAGAAGGGAGACCATTTAGGATGTTGGTTTTTAGAGGAAGTCCAAAATCTCGGAGAAAGTGGAATTATGTTATTGATGAGATGAGAAGAGATATTGATGCAGAGGTATTGAGTAATGGAATCAAGCAACATGAATCTCGCCGCTTGCCTACG AAAGAAGTTAAGGTTCTGGATgcaccaaaaataaaagatgactACTATGTGAACCTCATGGATTGGGGAAAGAACAATGTTCTCGCTGTCGCATTGGGCTCGGCACTATACTTATGGAACGCAGAGAACCAAGAGGTAAAGAAGCTTTTGGAAGTTCAAGGTGACAATGACTACCCAACAAGTGTAGCCTGGTCAGAGAAAGCCACAAGTTTGGCAATTGGATGCATGAAATCCAAACTTCAAATCTGGGATCCCGAGACTTCCAAATGT ATTAGAAGCTTGGGAGGTCATCAGAGCAGGATAGCAGCCATTGCCTGGAATGGTCATACTCTAACAACAGGAAGCCGCGACAGATCCATTATTAATCATGATG TAAGAGTGAGAAACAGTCCAACTTCACGCATACAAGCACACACCGAAGAAGTATGTGGTTTGAAATGGTCCAGTGAAGGTAACGTACTGGCAAGTGGAGGAAATGAAAGCTTTATATACATATGGGAAGCTTCGAAAATGAGCTCTTCGAACTTCTTGCATCGATTCAATGCCCATAATCAAGCTGCAGTCAAAGCACTTGCTTGGTGTCCCTATCAATTCAATGTACTGGCCTCGGGAGGAGGTACAGGAGATGGATGTATTAAGATATGGAATATAACAGGAGGGACTTGTACTCATAGCATTGAAACCAAAGCACAG ATATGTGGACTGGAATGGAACAGACATCACAAGGAGATACTAAGTGGCCACGGCTATGGCAATTCCGGAGTTCAAAACCATCTATGCTTGTGGAAGTACCCTTCCATGACTAAAGTGGGAGAAATAAATCGTCATGGACGCAGGGTCATCAACCTTTCTCAG AGTCCTGATGGATTAACTGTGGTATCAGCTGGAGGGGATGAGACTCTTCGCTTCTGGGAGATTTTTGGACCACCTCGTGTTGAAAACTCTGCCTCAGATTTTGAAAACCTTTTGTCTTTCAAAACATCCCTCATAAGATGA
- the LOC133676235 gene encoding superoxide dismutase [Fe], chloroplastic-like: MVAAAATATAANPLTCSLFPSQGLRGTTSGLQWTKRQCTRKASALTVTAKFELKPPPYPMNALEPHMSKDTFEYHWGKHHRAYVNNLNKQIEGTELDDMSLDDVVLITYNKGDPLPAFNNAAQAWNHEFFWESMKPGGGGKPSGELLQLMERDFGSFDKFVEEFKSAAATQFGSGWAWLVYKANRLDVGNAVNPCPSEEDKKLVVVKSPNAVNPLVWDYYPLLTIDVWEHAYYLDFQNRRPDYISNFMERLVSWDAVSARLEVARARAAEREIEEARKRKEEEEGNFTDKEPAEIFIDGVADDSDTD, from the exons atggttgcagcagcagcaacagctaCTGCAGCTAATCCACTAACATGCTCACTCTTTCCAAGCCAAG GTCTTAGAGGAACAACTAGCGGGCTGCAATGGACAAAG AGGCAATGTACCAGAAAGGCAAGTGCTTTGACAGTTACAGCTAAATTTGAGCTGAAACCTCCTCCATATCCCATG AATGCATTAGAGCCGCATATGAGCAAAGACACATTTGAGTATCACTGGGGAAAGCATCACAGGGCTTATGTGAATAACTTGAACAAGCAAATTGAAGGAACAGAGCTAGATGACATGTCGTTAGATGATGTTGTGCTTATTACATACAACAAGGGTGATCCACTTCCTGCTTTCAACAACGCTGCACAG GCCTGGAACCACGAATTCTTTTGGGAATCCATGAAACCGGGAGGGGGAGGAAAGCCATCAGGGGAACTTCTTCAATTGATGGAAAGAGATTTTGGttcttttgataaatttgtTGAAGAGTTCAAGTCGGCTGCAGCTACTCAGTTTGGTTCTGGATGGGCTTGGCTCGTAT ACAAAGCAAATAGACTTGATGTTGGAAATGCCGTAAATCCTTGTCCATCAGAGGAGGATAAAAAGCTTGTAGTGGTCAAGAGTCCCAATGCCGTGAATCCCCTTGTTTGGGATTATTAT CCACTCCTTACAATTGATGTTTGGGAG CATGCATACTACCTGGACTTTCAG AATCGACGACCtgattatatatcaaattttatgGAAAGGCTGGTATCATGGGATGCAGTTAGTGCGAGACTTGAAGTTGCAAGGGCTCGAGCTGCCGAGAGAGAAATAGAAGAagcaagaaagagaaaagaggaagaggaggGGAACTTTACAGACAAAGAACCTGCAGAGATTTTCATAGATGGGGTTGCTGACGATTCTGATACTGATTGA
- the LOC133676236 gene encoding probable pterin-4-alpha-carbinolamine dehydratase, chloroplastic has product MATTATTTTHIPFSPPLSKLSSPHNHYHHFKVSILTPTRIPTLRIQAMGDQLGEFGARDPFPAEIESAFAEKVLGNVDTEHKILIPTVSALSLSQQECTPISPLQDPMSKDDAQKLLKKVLGWRLLDEEVGLKLQCLWKLRDFKCGVELVNRIYKVTESCGHFPDVHLEQNQVRAELWTESLGGLSMTDFIVAAKIDEIKTSDLVPRKRVWA; this is encoded by the exons ATGGCCACCACCGCTACAACCACCACTCACATACCCTTCTCTCCCCCACTATCCAAGCTCTCTTCTCCACACAACCACTATCACCACTTCAAAGTCTCCATCTTGACTCCCACCAGAATCCCCACCTTGAGAATTCAAGCTATGGGGGATCAGTTAGGTGAATTTGGTGCTAGAGACCCTTTTCCTGCTGAAATAGAGAGTGCTTTTGCTGAGAAAGTGTTAGGCAATGTTGATACTGAACACAAGATTCTCATTCCTACTGTTTCTGCACTTTCTCTTTCCCAGCAAGAGTGTACTCCTATATCTCCTCTGCAAGACCCCATGTCTAAGGATGATGCTCAAAAGCTTTTAAAGAAG GTTCTTGGCTGGAGACTCCTCGATGAAGAAGTTGGACTTAAACTGCAATGCTTGTGGAAGTTGAGAGATTTTAAATGTGGTGTTGAGCTTGTCAATAGAATTTACAAAGTTACAGAATCATGTGGCCATTTTCCAGATGTGCACTTGGAACAGAATCAAGTTAGAGCCGAACTTTGGACTGAATCCCTTG GAGGCTTGAGCATGACCGATTTCATTGTCGCAGCCAAGATTGATGAGATTAAGACATCAGACCTTGTCCCTAGAAAAAGAGTATGGGCATAA
- the LOC133675239 gene encoding uncharacterized protein At1g28695-like, with protein MNGLKNYCTHIIAFSLFFLTLLCGLILYNSATFHTVFPYTRNVNITSQQDELELALAEASTENRTVIIAMVNKAYVEGDDKSMLDLFLNAFWFGENTRDLVNHLLLVNVDQASYERCKFLRLHCYKLETDGVEFDREEVYMSNEFIKMMWRRTFFLGEVLVRGYNFIFTDTDVLWLRNPFQRLSFNENIDLQISTDSFNGDQWSQRNPINTGFYMVRSNKKTIKLFDLWYSRKEESIGQKEQDVLDGMLHGEVLKNLDMRVRFLNTLYFSGFCQDSKDIRAVTTVHANCCRTISAKVADLSAVIDTWKRFKRSAANETFTFGDLRHAACAHSWGK; from the exons ATGAATGGTCTCAAAAACTATTGCACCCACATCATTgccttttcccttttcttcctcACTTTACTGTGTGGATTAATCCTCTATAATTCGGCCACGTTCCACACTGTCTTTCCTTACACA AGGAATGTGAACATTACTAGCCAACAAGATGAGCTTGAACTGGCTTTGGCCGAGGCATCGACGGAGAACAGAACAGTGATAATTGCTATGGTAAACAAAGCCTATGTAGAAGGTGATGATAAGTCGATGCTAGACCTTTTCTTGAATGCTTTCTGGTTCGGTGAAAATACGAGAGATTTGGTTAACCATCTCTTGCTTGTTAACGTGGATCAAGCGTCCTACGAACGGTGTAAGTTTCTTCGGCTTCATTGTTACAAACTTGAAACAGATGGTGTGGAATTTGATCGCGAGGAAGTTTACATGTCCAATGAATTTATCAAGATGATGTGGAGGAGAACCTTCTTTCTTGGAGAAGTACTTGTGCGTGGCTATAACTTCATTTTTACG GATACTGATGTATTGTGGCTGAGGAACCCATTTCAGAGGCTGAGCTTCAACGAAAACATTGATCTACAAATCAGTACAGATAGTTTCAATGGTGATCAGTGGTCACAGCGCAACCCAATAAACACCGGCTTTTACATGGTCAGGTCAAACAAGAAGACTATTAAGTTATTTGACTTGTGGTATTCAAGGAAAGAAGAGTCTATTGGACAAAAAGAGCAAGACGTTCTAGATGGAATGCTGCATGGAGAGGTGTTGAAAAATCTAGACATGAGAGTAAGATTCTTGAACACCCTCTACTTTAGTGGATTTTGCCAAGACAGCAAGGACATTAGAGCTGTCACGACTGTTCATGCAAACTGTTGTCGAACTATAAGTGCCAAGGTTGCTGATCTTTCCGCTGTTATTGATACTTGGAAGAGATTCAAGCGCTCTGCAGCTAATGAAACATTCACATTTGGAGATTTGAGGCATGCGGCTTGTGCACATTCATGGGGAAAATGA
- the LOC133675358 gene encoding putative pectinesterase 63, translating into MSTGKVTGIAAVVILLLVSTTAGSKDTSPIPGEPSSLNSWFHANVKPYTQRNGTLDPALETAEAKPKTIMVRKDGSGDFKTLTGAVRSISSGNTQRVIVDIGSGVYNEKIQIEKEKPFVTFKGSASSMPTLTFAGTARVYGTVYSATLQVDSDYFVASNIIIKNSSPRPSGKLKEQAVALRIGGDKAAFYNCRLIGFQDTLCDDKGRHFFKDCYIEGTVDFIFGSGKSLYLGTAINVLADQGLAVITAQARNKEDDTGFSFVHCKVNGIGKGAFLGRAWTERPRVVFAFTTMSSVVNPGGWSDNQHPERDRIVSFGEYKCKGPGSNPSGRVKFSRQLTPQQVKPFLSLAYIEGSKWLLPPPN; encoded by the exons ATGAGCACAGGCAAAGTTACAGGCATTGCGGCTGTCGTCATCCTTCTCCTTGTGTCCACCACTGCTGGTTCTAAGGACACAAGTCCAATACCAGGCGAACCATCCAGCCTGAACTCCTGGTTCCATGCCAATGTCAAGCCCTACACACAACGTAACGGCACCCTAGACCCTGCCCTTGAAACTGCCGAGGCTAAACCGAAAACCATTATGGTCAGAAAAGATGGAAGTGGTGATTTCAAAACCCTGACCGGCGCTGTTAGAAGTATTTCGTCGGGGAATACTCAACGTGTGATCGTCGATATCGGTTCCGGAGTCTACAATGAAAAGATCcaaattgagaaagaaaagccTTTCGTTACGTTTAAAGGATCGGCTAGTAGCATGCCAACCTTGACTTTTGCTGGCACGGCTAGGGTATACGGAACTGTTTATAGCGCCACCTTGCAAGTTGATTCTGATTATTTTGTAGCTTCTAATATCATTATTAAG AATTCTTCGCCGAGGCCGAGTGGGAAATTGAAAGAACAGGCAGTTGCTTTGAGAATCGGTGGAGACAAGGCTGCTTTCTATAATTGCAGACTCATTGGGTTTCAAGACACGTTGTGTGATGACAAGGGACGCCATTTTTTCAAGGATTGTTACATTGAAGGCACTGTTGATTTCATTTTCGGAAGCGGAAAGTCCCTGTACTTG GGAACGGCGATAAATGTACTAGCAGACCAGGGATTGGCAGTGATCACTGCACAGGCAAGAAATAAAGAAGATGATACTGGATTTTCTTTTGTTCATTGCAAAGTAAATGGAATTGGCAAGGGGGCATTTTTAGGACGTGCATGGACAGAAAGACCTCGGGTGGTGTTTGCTTTCACCACCATGAGCAGTGTGGTCAACCCTGGTGGATGGTCCGATAATCAGCACCCTGAACGAGACAG GATTGTTTCATTTGGAGAATACAAGTGCAAGGGGCCAGGATCTAACCCAAGTGGCCGTGTTAAATTCAGCAGGCAGCTAACCCCCCAGCAAGTGAAGCCCTTCCTTTCTCTTGCTTATATCGAAGGTTCCAAATGGCTGCTCCCTCCTCCAAATTAA
- the LOC133675187 gene encoding polyadenylate-binding protein 1-like isoform X1: MDQLHDHEEDEHEHEVYGGEIPDEGEMDADADMSSRAEEDEYQDPNSKDLEDMKRRLKEIEEEAGALREMQAKVEKEMGAVQDSPGASATQAEKEEVDSRSIYVGNVDYSCTPEEVQQHFQSCGTVNRVTILTDKFGQPKGFAYVEFIEVDAVQNAVLLNESELHGRQLKVSAKRTNVPGMKQYRGRRPSPYGFRSQRAFMPAPFYPAYGYGRVPRFRRPMRYRPY; encoded by the exons atggatCAGCTTCACGATCACGAAGAGGATGAGCACGAGCACGAGGTGTACGGTGGAGAAATCCCCGATGAAGGAGAGATGGATGCCGATGCTGACATGTCGTCTAGAGCTGAAGAAGACGAGTACCAAGACCCTAACTCTAAG GATTTAGAGGATATGAAGAGAAGGTTGAAAGAGATCGAAGAAGAAGCTGGTGCACTACGCGAAATGCAGGCTAAGGTTGAGAAAGAAATGGGAGCTGTTCAAG ATTCTCCAGGTGCTTCTGCGACTCAAGCTGAAAAGGAGGAGGTGGATTCACGATCCATTTATGTTGGTAAT GTGGATTATTCTTGTACCCCTGAAGAAGTGCAGCAGCATTTTCAATCCTGTGGAACTGTGAACAGAGTGACAATTTTGACTGACAAGTTTGGTCAACCAAAGGGGTTTGCTTATGTTGAGTTTATAGAGGTTGATGCTGTTCAGAATGCTGTCTTATTAAATGAATCTGAACTTCATGGCCGCCAGTTAAAG GTCTCCGCTAAGCGAACTAATGTTCCTGGAATGAAGCAATATCGAGGAAGGCGCCCAAGCCCTTATGGGTTCAGGTCCCAGAGGGCATTCATGCCTGCTCCTTTCTATCCTGCATATGGTTATGG AAGAGTTCCAAGGTTCAGGAGACCTATGCGGTACAGGCCATACTAG
- the LOC133675187 gene encoding polyadenylate-binding protein 1-like isoform X2 — MDQLHDHEEDEHEHEVYGGEIPDEGEMDADADMSSRAEEDEYQDPNSKDLEDMKRRLKEIEEEAGALREMQAKVEKEMGAVQDSPGASATQAEKEEVDSRSIYVGNVDYSCTPEEVQQHFQSCGTVNRVTILTDKFGQPKGFAYVEFIEVDAVQNAVLLNESELHGRQLKVSAKRTNVPGMKQYRGRRPSPYGFRSQRAFMPAPFYPAYGYGVPRFRRPMRYRPY; from the exons atggatCAGCTTCACGATCACGAAGAGGATGAGCACGAGCACGAGGTGTACGGTGGAGAAATCCCCGATGAAGGAGAGATGGATGCCGATGCTGACATGTCGTCTAGAGCTGAAGAAGACGAGTACCAAGACCCTAACTCTAAG GATTTAGAGGATATGAAGAGAAGGTTGAAAGAGATCGAAGAAGAAGCTGGTGCACTACGCGAAATGCAGGCTAAGGTTGAGAAAGAAATGGGAGCTGTTCAAG ATTCTCCAGGTGCTTCTGCGACTCAAGCTGAAAAGGAGGAGGTGGATTCACGATCCATTTATGTTGGTAAT GTGGATTATTCTTGTACCCCTGAAGAAGTGCAGCAGCATTTTCAATCCTGTGGAACTGTGAACAGAGTGACAATTTTGACTGACAAGTTTGGTCAACCAAAGGGGTTTGCTTATGTTGAGTTTATAGAGGTTGATGCTGTTCAGAATGCTGTCTTATTAAATGAATCTGAACTTCATGGCCGCCAGTTAAAG GTCTCCGCTAAGCGAACTAATGTTCCTGGAATGAAGCAATATCGAGGAAGGCGCCCAAGCCCTTATGGGTTCAGGTCCCAGAGGGCATTCATGCCTGCTCCTTTCTATCCTGCATATGGTTATGG AGTTCCAAGGTTCAGGAGACCTATGCGGTACAGGCCATACTAG
- the LOC133675440 gene encoding mediator of RNA polymerase II transcription subunit 31-like yields MASFKEAENNPETPSSPKKIYKDPDDGRQRFLLELEFVQCLANPTYIHYLAQNRYFEDEAFIGYLKYLLYWQRPEYMKFIMYPHCLYFLELLQNANFRNAMAHPGNKELAHRQQFFFWKNYRNNRLKHILPRPLPEPAAAPPAPAPPPPLPVQPVPPVPAATLGMLAASGAVPSPMPYGMPTGSAFGKSDIRSSGSERRKRKKEV; encoded by the exons ATGGCTTCTTTTAAAGAAGCCGAAAATAACCCCGAAACCCCATCCTC GCCTAAGAAGATATATAAAGACCCAGATGATGGGAGACAACGGTTTTTGTTGGAATTGGAGTTTGTTCAATGTCTTGCTAACCCCACTTACATCCATT ATTTGGCTCAGAATCGCTATTTTGAAGATGAAGCATTTATTGGCTATTTGAAGTACCTACTGTACTGGCAACGACCAGAGTATATGAAATTTATAAT GTATCCTCATTGCCTATATTTTCTTGAACTTCTCCAAAATGCAAACTTCCGCAATGCAATGGCACATCCCGGCAACAAG GAATTAGCACATAGGCAGCAATTCTTTTTCTGGAAGAACTACAGAAACAATCGGTTGAAGCATATTTTACCCAGACCCCTCCCTGAACCCGCCGCTGCACCCCCTGCTCCAGCTCCTCCACCTCCACTTCCTGTTCAACCTGTGCCACCTGTGCCTGCGGCAACTCTTGGTATGCTGGCTGCTTCTGGTGCAGTCCCTTCTCCCATGCCATATGGCATGCCTACTGGTTCTGCTTTTGGAAAAAGTGATATCAGGAGCAGTGGAAGTGAGCGAAGAAAGAGGAA GAAAGAAgtttaa
- the LOC133675231 gene encoding glutamate dehydrogenase 2: MNALAATNRNFRHAARILGLDSKVEKSLLIPFREIKVECTIPKDDGTLASYIGFRVQHDNARGPMKGGIRYHPEVDPDEVNALAQLMTWKSAVADIPYGGAKGGIGCNPGDLSKSELERLTRVFTQKIHDLIGVHTDVPAPDMGTNAQTMAWILDEYSKFHGHSPAVVTGKPIDLGGSLGREAATGRGVVFATEALLAEHGKSIKGLTFVVQGFGNVGSWAAKIIHERGGKVIAVSDISGAVKNPNGIDIPELIRHKESTGSLKNFQGGDSMDANELLVHECDVLIPCALGGVLNRENAADVKAKFIIEAANHPTDPEADEILAKKGVVVLPDIYANSGGVTVSYFEWVQNIQGFMWDEEQVNKTLQNYMTRAFHNIKVMCQTHDCNLRMGAFTLGVNRVARATLLRGWEA, translated from the exons ATGAATGCTCTTGCAGCTACAAACCGTAATTTCAGACATGCTGCACGCATTCTTGGTTTGGATTCTAAGGTTGAGAAGAGTCTTTTGATCCCTTTCAGAGAGATCaag GTGGAGTGCACAATTCCCAAGGACGATGGAACTTTGGCGTCTTATATTGGGTTTAGAGTGCAACATGATAATGCTCGTGGGCCCATGAAGGGAGGAATTAGATATCATCCCGAG GTTGACCCCGATGAAGTAAATGCCCTTGCTCAACTAATGACATGGAAGAGTGCTGTAGCAGACATTCCATATGGTGGAGCAAAAGGAGGGATTGGATGCAACCCAGGGGATTTGAGTAAAAGTGAGTTAGAACGTCTGACTCGTGTCTTCACTCAGAAGATCCATGATCTTATTGGCGTCCATACGGATGTTCCAGCACCAGACATGGGCACAAATGCCCAG ACCATGGCATGGATATTGGATGAGTACTCGAAATTCCATGGTCACTCGCCTGCCGTTGTGACAGGGAAGCCCATA GATCTTGGTGGATCACTGGGCAGGGAGGCTGCAACTGGCCGTGGAGTTGTTTTTGCTACTGAAGCTTTACTTGCTGAACATGGGAAGTCCATTAAAGGTTTGACATTTGTAGTTCAG GGTTTTGGAAATGTGGGGTCCTGGGCAGCTAAGATCATACATGAGAGAGGTGGGAAAGTTATCGCTGTGAGTGACATCAGTGGTGCAGTTAAGAATCCAAATGGAATTGATATTCCAGAACTGATCAGGCATAAAGAATCCACCGGTAGTTTGAAAAATTTCCAGGGTGGAGACTCCATGGATGCTAACGAACTGCTTGTACATGAATGTGATGTCCTTATCCCATGTGCTTTGGGTGGAGTTCTAAACAG GGAAAATGCTGCAGATGTGAAGGCCAAGTTCATAATAGAAGCAGCAAACCATCCTACTGATCCAGAAGCAGATGAG ATTTTAGCAAAGAAAGGAGTTGTGGTGCTTCCTGACATATATGCAAATTCTGGAGGTGTCACTGTCAGCTACTTTGAATGGGTTCAG AATATTCAAGGTTTTATGTGGGATGAAGAGCAAGTGAACAAGACGCTTCAGAACTACATGACTCGAGCCTTTCATAACATCAAGGTCATGTGCCAGACACATGATTGTAATCTTCGGATGGGTGCCTTTACCCTGGGTGTAAACCGAGTTGCAAGGGCCACTCTGTTAAGGGGATGGGAAGCATAA
- the LOC133676289 gene encoding light-harvesting complex-like protein 3 isotype 1, chloroplastic — protein MASISISASLHRTCGSHRVTKKQRPQARTARSLGSKHATRAVTLNVEGQRGVGMSEQQEKPALATGGSNKANDKLENGLETKHSVPKFIDERWKKGTWDLNMFVRDGKMDWDGLIEAEAKRRKIIELYPNTCTNEEPVLFRSSIIPWWAWLKRSYLPEAELLNGRAAMVGFFAAYIVEGLTGLDMVGQTGNFICKTVLFVTVTGIILFRRTEDFKNLRKLVDEATFYDKQWQASWKDQNAPNTGASDNKVDKM, from the exons ATGGCATCCATTTCCATTTCTGCTTCATTGCATAGAACCTGCGGTTCTCATCGTGTCACCAAAAAACAACGGCCTCAAGCAAGGACTGCAAGGTCTTTGGGATCAAAGCACGCGACCCGTGCTGTTACTCTAAATGTTGAAGGCCAAAGAGGTGTTGGCATGTCTGAACAACAGGAGAAGCCTGCTTTAGCCACTGGTGGATCAAATAAGGCCAACGATAAATTGGAGAATGGTTTGGAAACTAAACATTCTGTTCCAAAATTTATCGATGAGCGTTGGAAGAAAGGGACCTGGGATTTAAACATGTTTGTCAGGGATGGCAAGATGGACTGGGATGGTCTTATTGAAGCAG AAGCAAAGAGgagaaaaattattgaattgtaTCCAAATACATGTACAAATGAAGAACCTGTGCTCTTTCGGAGCTCCATTATACCTTGGTGGGCATGGCTCAAAAGGTCATATCTTCCAGAGGCAGAGCTTCTCAATG GTAGAGCGGCCATGGTAGGATTCTTCGCAGCGTATATTGTGGAGGGATTGACAGGGCTTGATATGGTTGGCCAGACAGGAAACTTCATTTGCAAAACCGTACTTTTTGTGACTGTCACTGGCATAATACTTTTTAGGCGAACAGAAGATTTCAAAAACCTGAGAAAGCTGGTTGATGAAGCAACCTTCTATGACAAGCAATGGCAGGCATCATGGAAAGATCAAAATGCACCAAATACTGGTGCTTCTGATAATAAAGTAGACAAAATGTAG